A genomic stretch from Terriglobales bacterium includes:
- a CDS encoding amidohydrolase family protein → MPRLLLALLLLTSAAVAQHDAAPPLPDSVPKDAELYEIRMMGNLAGHVAAWRQPDGTLRTFYEYNDRGRGPLSDTVITLDRSGYPTRIDSTGHDYLKGKVEEHFYIANGVAHWKNKAEDGSQPLTGPAFYSDMYGTPYQFGLMVKALLASPTKSIAILPQGEAKIAKLSDKTVTSAGQSQTVSLYAVTGLDIAPAYVWLDRKNDLFANGSAWWIMVRKGWSAVTPELVQAQTDAEAARARTLAHKLAHKPKGVVVFQDATVFDAPNATFIPHQDVVVSGNRIVSVGPTGKAPKGAQVIDARGKTLLPGLWDMHAHVSDNDGLLNLQAGVTTVRDLANDTEQLLARKQRIESGEELGTRIVMAGFLDGPGPFQGPTKVLVSTPEEARKEIQNYKRLGFVQIKVYSSIKPELVPVIAEEAHKLGMRVSGHIPAGMIASQAVAQGFDEIQHVNFLALNFMPDVKETRNPGRFLEPGKRAADIDVNGPEVKQFIALLQQHGTTLDPTLATFEGMYNDVAGQLPERWQPVADRLPVQWKRGFLTGGLPLAEGVTPQRYRDSYANMMRLVKAMYDAGIPIEAGTDDTPGFALHRELELEVKAGIPPAAALRIATYGAARIMKMDDQLGAIAPGKLADLALVEGDPAADIRNIRHTRLTMKDGVLYDPAEIDGALGIKPEKQ, encoded by the coding sequence GTGCCTCGTTTGCTCCTCGCTCTTCTTCTCCTGACAAGCGCCGCTGTCGCACAGCACGACGCCGCTCCGCCCCTGCCCGACTCCGTCCCCAAGGACGCCGAGCTCTACGAGATCCGCATGATGGGCAACCTCGCCGGCCACGTTGCCGCCTGGCGCCAGCCCGACGGCACCCTGCGCACCTTCTACGAGTACAACGACCGCGGCCGCGGCCCGCTCTCCGACACCGTCATCACCCTCGACCGCAGCGGCTACCCCACGCGCATCGATTCCACCGGCCACGACTACCTCAAGGGCAAGGTCGAGGAGCACTTCTACATCGCGAACGGCGTCGCCCACTGGAAGAACAAGGCCGAGGACGGCTCCCAGCCGCTCACCGGCCCGGCGTTCTACAGCGACATGTACGGCACGCCCTACCAGTTCGGCCTCATGGTGAAGGCGCTGCTCGCGAGCCCGACCAAGTCCATCGCCATCCTGCCGCAGGGCGAGGCCAAGATCGCCAAGCTCTCCGACAAGACCGTCACCTCCGCCGGCCAGTCCCAGACCGTTTCGCTCTACGCCGTCACCGGGCTCGACATCGCGCCCGCCTACGTCTGGCTCGACCGGAAGAACGACCTGTTCGCCAACGGCAGCGCGTGGTGGATCATGGTGCGGAAAGGCTGGTCGGCGGTCACGCCCGAGCTCGTCCAGGCGCAGACCGACGCCGAAGCCGCGCGCGCCCGCACGCTTGCCCACAAGCTCGCGCACAAGCCCAAAGGCGTCGTCGTCTTCCAGGACGCGACCGTCTTCGACGCGCCCAACGCCACGTTCATCCCGCATCAGGACGTCGTCGTCTCCGGCAACCGCATCGTCTCCGTCGGCCCGACCGGCAAGGCGCCTAAGGGCGCGCAGGTCATCGACGCGCGCGGCAAGACGCTCCTCCCCGGCCTCTGGGACATGCACGCGCACGTCAGCGACAACGACGGCCTGCTCAATCTCCAGGCAGGCGTCACCACCGTCCGCGACCTCGCCAACGACACCGAGCAGCTCCTCGCGCGCAAGCAGCGCATCGAGAGCGGCGAGGAGCTCGGCACGCGCATCGTGATGGCCGGCTTCCTCGATGGTCCCGGGCCGTTCCAGGGTCCGACCAAGGTGCTGGTCTCCACGCCCGAAGAGGCGCGCAAGGAGATCCAGAACTACAAGCGCCTCGGCTTCGTGCAGATCAAGGTCTACAGCTCCATCAAGCCGGAGCTCGTTCCCGTCATCGCCGAAGAGGCGCACAAGCTCGGCATGCGCGTCAGCGGGCACATCCCCGCCGGCATGATCGCCTCCCAGGCCGTCGCGCAGGGCTTCGACGAGATCCAGCACGTCAACTTCCTCGCCCTCAACTTCATGCCCGACGTGAAGGAGACGCGCAACCCCGGCCGCTTCCTCGAGCCCGGCAAGCGCGCCGCCGACATCGACGTCAACGGCCCCGAGGTCAAGCAGTTCATCGCGCTGCTCCAGCAGCACGGCACCACGCTCGATCCCACGCTGGCGACCTTCGAAGGCATGTACAACGACGTCGCCGGCCAGCTTCCCGAGCGCTGGCAGCCGGTCGCCGACCGCCTGCCGGTGCAGTGGAAGCGCGGCTTCCTCACCGGCGGCCTGCCGCTCGCCGAAGGCGTCACGCCGCAGCGCTATCGCGACTCCTATGCCAACATGATGCGGCTGGTCAAAGCGATGTACGACGCCGGCATCCCCATCGAGGCCGGCACCGACGACACGCCCGGCTTCGCGCTGCATCGCGAGCTCGAGCTCGAGGTCAAGGCCGGCATTCCGCCGGCCGCGGCGCTGCGCATCGCCACCTACGGGGCCGCGCGCATCATGAAGATGGACGACCAGCTCGGCGCCATCGCGCCCGGGAAGCTCGCCGACCTCGCGCTCGTCGAAGGCGATCCGGCCGCCGACATCCGCAACATCCGCCACACGCGCCTCACCATGAAGGACGGCGTCCTCTACGATCCCGCCGAGATCGACGGGGCCCTCGGCATCAAGCCGGAGAAGCAATAA
- the moaA gene encoding GTP 3',8-cyclase MoaA yields the protein MFLHDSHGRRITDLRISVTDRCNYRCVYCRAGNNGAQYAELPIADYLRMARLLAALGVEKIRLTGGEPLLRSGLLDLIRELAQLKTLSGAPLDLAITTNGHLLAEMAEPLQRAGLNRATVSMDAVDPAEFARITRVANGYDAVLAGVRAARRAGLAPVKVNCVLLRGFNDDQVLPFARFAAAEGVVVRFIEFMPLEEDRVWSPEIVVPLEEILATLGTEFEVTELDHAGAETARRYSLRPLTTDNSQLTTAEVGIIAPVSHPFCGHCSRVRITSDGKLRTCLFSQSDHDLIGRMRAGASDAELTDYIRRVVDQKEARHHIGEPGFQPPSRTMVHIGG from the coding sequence ATGTTCCTTCACGATAGCCACGGCCGCCGCATCACCGACCTGCGCATCTCGGTCACCGACCGGTGCAACTACCGCTGCGTCTACTGCCGCGCCGGCAACAACGGCGCGCAGTACGCCGAGCTGCCCATCGCCGACTACCTGCGCATGGCGCGCCTGCTCGCCGCGCTCGGCGTGGAGAAGATCCGGCTGACCGGCGGCGAGCCGCTGCTGCGCTCCGGGCTGCTCGACCTCATCCGCGAGCTCGCGCAGCTCAAGACGCTCTCGGGCGCGCCGCTGGACCTCGCCATCACCACCAACGGGCACCTGCTCGCCGAGATGGCCGAGCCGCTGCAGCGCGCCGGCCTCAACCGCGCGACCGTCTCGATGGACGCGGTCGATCCCGCGGAGTTCGCGCGCATCACGCGCGTCGCCAACGGCTACGACGCGGTGCTCGCCGGCGTGCGCGCCGCGCGGCGTGCCGGCCTCGCGCCCGTGAAGGTGAACTGCGTGCTGCTGCGCGGCTTCAACGACGACCAGGTGCTGCCGTTCGCGCGCTTCGCCGCCGCCGAAGGCGTGGTCGTGCGCTTCATCGAGTTCATGCCGCTGGAAGAAGACCGCGTCTGGTCGCCCGAGATCGTCGTCCCGCTGGAAGAGATCCTCGCCACGCTCGGCACGGAATTTGAAGTGACCGAGCTCGACCACGCCGGCGCCGAGACCGCCCGCCGCTACTCGCTCCGGCCACTCACAACCGACAACTCACAACTAACAACTGCCGAAGTGGGCATCATCGCTCCCGTCTCGCACCCGTTCTGCGGACACTGCTCGCGCGTCCGCATCACCTCCGACGGCAAGCTGCGCACCTGCCTGTTCTCGCAGTCGGACCACGACCTCATCGGCCGCATGCGCGCCGGCGCCTCCGACGCCGAGCTCACCGACTACATCCGCCGCGTCGTCGACCAGAAGGAAGCGCGCCACCACATCGGCGAACCGGGCTTCCAGCCGCCCTCGCGCACCATGGTCCACATCGGCGGCTAG